One stretch of Oncorhynchus tshawytscha isolate Ot180627B linkage group LG19, Otsh_v2.0, whole genome shotgun sequence DNA includes these proteins:
- the lg19h15orf61 gene encoding uncharacterized protein C15orf61 homolog yields MIHSMKEVLRRIHNIFLKVALFPSALRTKGRPRPAASEVLTCHLLQRNLPPWTSFCVRYSVVNNDQFGRSNFNWTVQGANYQILRTGCFPFIKYHCSKAPAQNLDYEDTFFSMLKVINLGIPCFAYGMGCLMVITATETVQTSAGPVTVYFAFKEKDTHY; encoded by the exons ATGATCCATAGCATGAAAGAAGTACTCCGGCGGATACACAACATATTCCTCAAAGTCGCTCTGTTTCCGAGCGCACTGCGGACGAAAGGACGGCCGCGTCCCGCAGCTTCGGAGGTGTTGACATGTCACCTGCTCCAGCGGAACCTCCCTCCCTGGACCTCCTTCTGTGTCCGCTACAGCGTCGTCAATAACGACCAGTTCGGGAGGTCCAACTTCAACTGGACGGTACAGGGAGCCAATTACCAGATACTGAGGACGGGGTGTTTCCCCTTTATCAAGTACCACTGTTCCAAAGCACCAGCACAGAACTTAGACTACGAAGACACGTTTTTCAGCATGTTAAAAGTCATCAATCTAG GTATCCCGTGTTTCGCCTATGGCATGGGCTGTCTGATGGTAATAACAGCTACAGAGACTGTACAGACTAGTGCTGGACCTGTCACTGTATATTTTGCCTTcaaagagaaagacacacactATTAA